One window of the Parasphingopyxis algicola genome contains the following:
- a CDS encoding DUF1176 domain-containing protein yields MAFGLFTLVAAAMATPDPAIGQQRNFGDWAVGCDNGWACEAISLASEDWSIGDGISLTVRQSGGRNGYNRVGLRVFEDFETDRIALHIGGEQVAVAERSDGDELFHFDPDIAQRLLYRIAQSRTAELFDAAGGSLGRISLSGSRAALLYIEDRQGRAGTVSASAMVGDEPVSTIPEPPAIPTITAMPVAARLRETAAQLPEAEALALHNVHECDGGPDEPIRNDAFILSDAADLILISCSRGAYNFSDIAFVRRDGEVQPARFDHVFAWGEARGVPFLVNSHWNPENGTLGTYAKGRGIGDCGTAERFVWDGEMFRLIERREMNSCRGSAHWVTVYRANVEWMSP; encoded by the coding sequence ATGGCATTCGGCCTCTTCACCCTTGTCGCCGCCGCCATGGCGACGCCCGATCCGGCGATCGGCCAACAGCGCAATTTCGGCGACTGGGCCGTCGGTTGCGACAATGGCTGGGCCTGCGAGGCGATCTCGCTGGCGTCCGAGGACTGGAGCATCGGCGACGGCATCTCGCTGACCGTCCGACAGAGCGGCGGACGGAACGGCTATAACCGGGTGGGACTTCGCGTCTTCGAGGATTTCGAAACCGATCGCATCGCATTGCATATCGGCGGCGAACAGGTCGCCGTCGCCGAACGGTCCGATGGCGACGAACTGTTCCACTTCGATCCCGATATCGCGCAGCGCCTGCTCTATCGGATCGCCCAGAGCCGGACGGCCGAACTGTTCGACGCGGCGGGCGGATCGCTGGGCCGGATATCGCTGTCCGGGTCGCGCGCGGCCCTGCTCTATATCGAAGATCGGCAGGGGCGCGCCGGCACGGTGAGCGCATCGGCAATGGTCGGCGACGAGCCGGTATCGACCATTCCCGAACCGCCCGCCATCCCGACCATTACCGCCATGCCGGTGGCGGCCCGGTTGCGCGAGACAGCGGCGCAGTTGCCCGAGGCGGAAGCACTCGCCCTGCATAATGTCCATGAATGCGACGGCGGCCCGGACGAACCGATCCGCAACGACGCCTTCATACTGTCCGACGCGGCCGATCTCATCTTGATCTCCTGCAGCCGGGGCGCCTATAATTTCAGTGACATCGCCTTTGTCCGTCGGGACGGGGAGGTACAGCCGGCCCGGTTCGATCACGTCTTCGCCTGGGGCGAGGCACGCGGCGTGCCCTTTCTGGTCAACAGCCACTGGAATCCGGAAAACGGGACGCTCGGCACCTATGCCAAGGGCCGCGGAATCGGCGATTGCGGCACCGCCGAACGGTTCGTCTGGGACGGGGAGATGTTCCGCCTGATCGAACGGCGCGAGATGAACAGCTGCCGTGGCAGCGCGCACTGGGTCACGGTGTATCGTGCGAATGTCGAGTGGATGTCGCCCTGA
- the egtD gene encoding L-histidine N(alpha)-methyltransferase, translated as MADIELDAGVDPAFREDVLAGLAMRPRAIPARWFYDLRGSELFEQITDLPEYYPTRLERSILEANGGAIGEVIGSGHAVVEFGSGSSAKTPLLLDAIAPAAYVPIDISGEFLRESARALSADFPDLPVHPVEADFTHPVPLPGSIADMPKLGFFPGSTIGNFIPPSAVDFLRAMKETLGTGAMLLIGMDRVKGEDVLVPAYDDAAGVTAAFNLNLLERINRELAGDIPVDAFRHRAIWNDMLARIEMHIEAVRAVRFSVAGQSFEMAEGDTIHTENSHKYGERDARILLRAGGWTVVREWTDEADQFALILAEAQPEKSAP; from the coding sequence ATGGCCGATATCGAACTGGATGCGGGCGTCGATCCCGCCTTTCGCGAGGACGTGCTCGCCGGACTGGCAATGCGGCCGCGCGCTATCCCCGCTCGCTGGTTTTACGATCTGCGCGGCTCGGAACTGTTCGAACAAATCACCGACCTGCCCGAATATTATCCAACCCGGCTCGAACGGAGCATTCTCGAAGCGAACGGCGGTGCGATCGGCGAGGTGATCGGTTCGGGGCACGCCGTGGTCGAGTTTGGGTCGGGGTCTTCGGCTAAGACGCCGCTATTGCTCGATGCCATCGCGCCAGCCGCCTATGTGCCGATCGATATTTCGGGCGAGTTCCTGCGTGAGTCCGCCCGGGCGTTGAGCGCCGACTTTCCCGATCTCCCCGTGCATCCAGTGGAAGCCGATTTCACCCATCCGGTCCCGCTGCCGGGCTCGATCGCCGACATGCCGAAGCTCGGCTTCTTTCCCGGCTCGACGATCGGCAATTTCATCCCGCCCTCGGCCGTCGATTTCCTGCGCGCGATGAAAGAGACTCTGGGCACGGGCGCGATGCTGCTGATCGGCATGGACCGGGTGAAGGGCGAGGATGTGCTCGTGCCCGCCTATGACGACGCGGCGGGCGTGACGGCGGCGTTCAACCTCAACCTGCTCGAACGGATCAACCGGGAGCTTGCCGGGGATATCCCCGTCGACGCATTCCGACACCGCGCGATCTGGAACGACATGCTCGCGCGGATCGAAATGCATATCGAAGCCGTCCGCGCCGTCCGCTTCTCGGTTGCCGGACAAAGCTTCGAAATGGCTGAGGGCGACACGATCCATACGGAAAACAGCCACAAATATGGCGAACGCGATGCCCGGATACTACTGCGCGCAGGCGGCTGGACGGTTGTCCGCGAATGGACCGACGAGGCGGACCAGTTTGCTCTCATCCTCGCTGAGGCCCAGCCCGAAAAATCGGCGCCTTAG
- the egtB gene encoding ergothioneine biosynthesis protein EgtB has translation MATRAIPSLAASSLATRFTDVRALTEALAAPLSDADATVQSMEDASPAKWHLAHTSWFFETFILRDHVPDYALFDDDWPFLFNSYYEAEGERQIRARRGMITRPALDEVYAYRRHVDAAITTALPDLGDGPRALLELGLHHEQQHQELLLMDIQHLFAQNALEPAMFEATPLTTRESPGELCWIKGQEGEAEIGCDADDFTFDCEGPRHKVYLNPHAIADRLVTNGEWIAFIEDGGYENHEHWLSEGWTWVQENRVGAPLYWRRRDDGQWYRFGLAGARPLDLAAPVCHVSYYEADAFARWTGFRLPTEAEWEVAAASLDPAMGNQLDRAGDVRPQPVGPGQGLRQMFGDVWEWTGSAYQPHPGFRAAKGAVGEYNGKFMVGQYVLKGASCGTPRGHGRASYRNFFYPHMRWQFAGLRLARDL, from the coding sequence ATGGCGACGCGCGCAATTCCATCCCTTGCGGCCAGCAGCCTCGCAACGCGTTTTACCGATGTCCGCGCGTTGACCGAGGCGCTCGCCGCGCCGCTCTCCGACGCCGACGCCACGGTCCAGTCGATGGAAGACGCGTCGCCCGCCAAATGGCATCTGGCGCATACGAGCTGGTTCTTCGAAACCTTCATCTTGCGCGATCACGTGCCGGATTATGCACTGTTCGACGATGACTGGCCGTTTCTCTTCAACAGCTATTACGAAGCCGAGGGCGAGCGCCAGATCCGGGCGCGGCGCGGGATGATCACCCGGCCCGCGCTCGACGAGGTGTATGCCTATCGTCGCCATGTCGATGCCGCGATCACCACGGCGCTCCCCGATCTGGGGGACGGGCCGCGCGCCTTGCTCGAACTCGGTCTCCATCACGAGCAACAGCATCAGGAACTGCTGCTCATGGATATCCAGCATTTGTTCGCGCAGAACGCGCTCGAACCGGCCATGTTCGAGGCGACGCCGCTGACGACGCGGGAATCGCCGGGCGAGCTGTGCTGGATCAAGGGCCAGGAAGGCGAAGCGGAAATCGGTTGCGATGCGGACGATTTCACCTTCGATTGCGAAGGGCCGCGCCACAAGGTCTATCTCAACCCTCATGCGATCGCCGACCGGCTCGTCACCAATGGCGAGTGGATCGCCTTTATCGAGGATGGCGGATACGAAAATCACGAACATTGGCTGTCCGAGGGCTGGACCTGGGTCCAGGAGAACCGGGTCGGCGCGCCGCTCTATTGGCGGAGGCGCGACGATGGACAATGGTATCGCTTCGGGCTGGCCGGCGCCCGCCCGCTCGATCTCGCCGCGCCGGTATGCCATGTCAGCTATTACGAGGCCGACGCCTTTGCGCGGTGGACCGGTTTTCGTCTCCCGACCGAGGCCGAGTGGGAGGTCGCCGCTGCATCGCTCGATCCTGCCATGGGCAACCAGCTCGATCGCGCCGGCGATGTCCGGCCGCAGCCGGTCGGCCCCGGCCAAGGCCTCCGCCAGATGTTCGGCGATGTCTGGGAATGGACGGGCAGCGCCTACCAGCCGCATCCCGGTTTTCGCGCGGCCAAGGGCGCGGTCGGCGAATATAACGGCAAGTTCATGGTCGGCCAGTATGTGCTGAAAGGCGCGAGCTGCGGCACGCCGCGCGGCCATGGCCGGGCCAGCTATCGCAATTTCTTCTATCCGCATATGCGCTGGCAATTTGCCGGGCTCAGATTAGCGCGAGACCTCTGA
- a CDS encoding cob(I)yrinic acid a,c-diamide adenosyltransferase, with the protein MVKLTKIYTRTGDDGETGLVDGSRVSKADRRMAAIGDVDEANSAIGVALSAGPAEPFRSMLARIQNELFDLGADLATPGEEFAPSDMVLRMTADQVTRLEAEIDEMNEALAPLTSFILPGGDPAAAAVMVARAVVRRAERSTVAAAADVSLNPQALAYVNRLSDHLFVMARAINANGEGDILWVPGATR; encoded by the coding sequence ATGGTCAAGCTCACGAAAATCTATACGCGCACCGGCGATGACGGTGAGACGGGCCTTGTAGACGGTTCGCGCGTCTCCAAGGCCGATCGGCGCATGGCCGCCATCGGCGATGTCGACGAGGCCAACAGCGCCATCGGCGTGGCGCTGTCTGCGGGCCCTGCGGAACCCTTTCGCTCCATGTTGGCGCGGATCCAGAACGAGCTGTTCGATCTCGGCGCCGATCTGGCGACGCCGGGCGAAGAGTTCGCGCCGTCCGACATGGTGTTGCGGATGACAGCCGATCAGGTGACGCGGCTCGAAGCCGAAATCGACGAGATGAACGAGGCGCTCGCGCCGCTTACCAGTTTCATCCTGCCAGGCGGCGATCCTGCGGCGGCTGCCGTCATGGTCGCGCGCGCCGTCGTTCGGCGTGCTGAACGTTCGACAGTGGCCGCGGCTGCGGATGTGAGCCTGAATCCGCAGGCGCTTGCCTATGTGAACCGGCTGTCCGACCATCTGTTCGTCATGGCGCGCGCGATCAATGCGAACGGCGAGGGCGATATCCTATGGGTGCCGGGCGCTACGCGCTAG
- a CDS encoding twin transmembrane helix small protein produces MEAYIARMQIILTILLVAAMAATVFFLIRGIVAFLKTTEADLMGDGMNQSGVKQNKAMQGRIIMQAVAVVIVVLLLLLMGR; encoded by the coding sequence GTGGAAGCCTACATTGCGCGCATGCAGATCATCCTCACCATACTCCTCGTCGCGGCGATGGCGGCGACCGTCTTCTTTCTGATCCGCGGGATCGTCGCCTTTCTCAAGACGACCGAGGCGGACCTGATGGGCGACGGTATGAACCAGTCGGGCGTCAAGCAGAACAAGGCGATGCAGGGCCGGATCATCATGCAGGCCGTGGCGGTCGTGATCGTCGTGCTGCTGCTGTTGCTGATGGGACGGTAG
- the gluQRS gene encoding tRNA glutamyl-Q(34) synthetase GluQRS: MTGSFVTRFAPSPTGLLHLGHAYSALRAFALARDAGGRFLLRFEDIDTGRVRAEYYAAIERDLAWLGITWDDEPLRQSDRFSAYRAALDTLKMQDLVYPCFCTRKEIAAEIAASASAPHGPDGPLYPGTCRLIDPAERAWRIETEAHAWRINMAKASALAGPLFWEDATAGRIEATPEVHGDVVLARKDVPTSYHLAVAVDDAAQGVTAVVRGADLFPATHVHRLLQHLFGLPVPRYHHHRLITDDTGMRLAKRDDALSLAALRKAGMSADRIGTALRADPPDIGGLRPAD, encoded by the coding sequence ATGACTGGGTCCTTCGTGACACGATTTGCGCCGAGCCCGACCGGCCTGCTCCATCTTGGCCATGCTTATTCGGCGCTCCGGGCATTCGCCCTCGCCCGGGACGCCGGCGGGCGGTTCCTGCTGCGCTTCGAGGATATCGACACGGGGCGGGTCCGGGCGGAATATTATGCCGCCATCGAACGGGATCTGGCCTGGCTCGGCATCACATGGGACGACGAACCGCTCCGGCAATCGGATCGGTTTTCCGCCTATCGCGCGGCGCTCGACACGCTCAAGATGCAGGATCTGGTCTATCCCTGTTTTTGCACGCGCAAGGAAATCGCCGCCGAAATCGCCGCGAGCGCATCGGCGCCGCATGGCCCGGATGGGCCGCTCTATCCGGGAACTTGCCGCCTGATCGATCCTGCCGAGCGCGCGTGGCGTATTGAGACCGAAGCGCATGCCTGGCGGATTAATATGGCCAAGGCATCTGCGCTGGCCGGTCCGCTCTTCTGGGAGGATGCGACGGCGGGCCGTATCGAAGCCACGCCGGAGGTGCACGGCGATGTCGTCCTCGCGCGCAAGGACGTGCCGACATCCTATCATCTTGCCGTGGCGGTCGACGATGCCGCGCAGGGCGTGACCGCTGTCGTTCGTGGCGCCGATCTGTTCCCCGCGACCCATGTCCACCGGCTGCTCCAGCATCTGTTCGGCCTTCCCGTTCCACGCTATCATCATCACCGGCTGATTACCGACGATACAGGCATGCGGCTTGCCAAGAGGGACGATGCGCTTTCCCTGGCGGCGCTGCGCAAGGCCGGCATGTCCGCGGATCGGATAGGCACGGCGCTGCGCGCCGATCCGCCGGATATCGGGGGCCTGCGCCCCGCGGATTGA
- a CDS encoding HNH endonuclease has protein sequence MYHPDLIRHPDSCPALVLNADYTPLSYYPLSLWPWQTAIKAMFLERVNVVENYEREVHSASLTMKIPSVIALKQYVRPSEYPAFTRFNLFLRDHFSCQYCGRPDDLTFDHVVPRRLGGKTTWQNVATACAPCNLKKGGRTPKQANMRLTVPPHRPTTWQLQQHGKQFPPNYLHESWRDWLYWDVELEA, from the coding sequence ATGTATCATCCCGATCTCATCCGCCACCCGGATAGCTGCCCGGCGCTTGTGCTCAACGCCGATTACACGCCGCTATCCTATTACCCGTTGAGCCTGTGGCCCTGGCAGACGGCGATCAAGGCGATGTTCCTCGAACGCGTCAACGTCGTCGAGAATTACGAGCGCGAAGTGCACAGCGCCTCGCTGACGATGAAAATTCCGAGCGTCATCGCGCTCAAGCAATATGTTCGGCCGAGCGAATATCCGGCCTTCACCCGGTTCAACCTGTTCCTGCGCGACCATTTCAGTTGCCAATATTGCGGCCGGCCCGACGATCTGACCTTCGACCATGTCGTGCCGCGGCGGCTGGGCGGAAAGACGACTTGGCAGAATGTCGCGACCGCCTGCGCACCGTGCAACCTCAAGAAAGGCGGCCGCACGCCCAAACAGGCCAATATGCGCCTGACCGTGCCGCCGCACCGGCCCACTACCTGGCAGCTGCAACAGCATGGCAAGCAGTTCCCGCCCAACTATCTGCATGAAAGCTGGCGCGACTGGCTCTACTGGGATGTCGAACTGGAAGCTTAG
- a CDS encoding precorrin-2 dehydrogenase/sirohydrochlorin ferrochelatase family protein: MQSLPIFVRLQNRRVILLGEGEAADAKRRILERAGADIVGEEGAAALAIVALEDDAAAEAAVERLKAQGILVNAVDRPRLCDFTLPAIVDRDPVIVAIGTGGASAGLAKALRQRLEQLLPARLGAIARRLRDKRSDIKAKWPDAAARRHAIDAAFDEGGALDPLVPHAPRDVDGWLDGDDGDGPDRHDQLEIVQLRSADPHDLTIGEMLLLGRADRLYLAPGVPQAISNRARADAQRITAAELPDDPGPGLSVFVTVSPVG, translated from the coding sequence ATGCAGAGTCTTCCGATTTTCGTCCGGCTCCAGAACCGCCGCGTCATCCTGCTCGGCGAGGGCGAGGCGGCGGACGCGAAGCGGCGGATTCTCGAACGGGCCGGCGCCGATATCGTTGGCGAGGAAGGCGCGGCGGCGCTGGCGATCGTTGCGCTGGAGGACGACGCGGCGGCGGAAGCGGCGGTGGAGCGGCTCAAGGCACAGGGCATTCTCGTCAACGCCGTCGACCGGCCGCGCCTGTGCGATTTCACCTTGCCCGCGATCGTCGATCGCGATCCCGTCATCGTCGCGATCGGTACGGGCGGCGCCTCGGCTGGGCTGGCCAAGGCGCTGCGGCAGCGGCTCGAGCAGCTGCTACCCGCGCGGCTCGGCGCGATTGCCCGCAGGCTCCGCGACAAGCGCAGCGATATCAAGGCCAAATGGCCCGACGCCGCCGCGCGGCGCCATGCGATCGACGCGGCGTTCGACGAAGGCGGCGCGCTCGATCCGCTGGTCCCGCACGCGCCGCGCGACGTGGATGGCTGGCTGGATGGCGATGATGGCGACGGGCCCGACCGCCACGACCAGCTGGAAATCGTCCAGTTGCGCTCAGCCGATCCGCACGACCTGACGATCGGCGAGATGCTGTTGCTCGGCCGCGCCGACCGGCTCTATCTCGCCCCCGGCGTTCCCCAGGCGATCTCCAATCGCGCCCGTGCGGACGCGCAACGGATTACGGCTGCCGAACTGCCCGACGATCCCGGCCCGGGTCTCTCGGTGTTCGTAACGGTATCGCCGGTCGGCTGA
- the galU gene encoding UTP--glucose-1-phosphate uridylyltransferase GalU gives MKPVRKAVFPVGGLGTRFLPATKAIPKEMLPVVDKPLIQYAVEEAREAGIEQMIFVTGRGKSAIEDHFDIAHELETTMNDRGKSLAAIEGTRFRPGDVTYVRQQEPIGLGHAIWCARHIVGDEPFAIFLPDELMVGEPGCMKQMVEAYRQTGGNIVCGYEVPDDQTHNYGVVDPGAEDGPLVEVKGLVEKPPQGTAPSNLMIPGRYILQPEVMRVLENQERGAGNEIQLTDAMAQMIGDQPFHAYRFGGRRFDCGSKTGFISANIALALDHEDVASDVRAFIDGL, from the coding sequence ATGAAACCCGTTCGCAAAGCCGTTTTTCCGGTCGGCGGTCTTGGCACGCGTTTTCTGCCGGCCACCAAGGCGATCCCGAAAGAGATGCTGCCCGTCGTCGACAAGCCGCTGATCCAGTACGCGGTCGAAGAAGCGCGCGAGGCCGGGATCGAGCAGATGATCTTCGTCACGGGGCGCGGCAAATCCGCGATCGAGGACCATTTCGATATCGCGCATGAGCTCGAAACGACGATGAACGATCGCGGCAAGTCGCTCGCCGCCATCGAAGGGACGCGGTTTCGCCCGGGCGATGTCACCTATGTCCGCCAGCAGGAGCCGATCGGCCTGGGGCATGCGATCTGGTGCGCGCGCCATATCGTCGGCGACGAACCCTTCGCGATTTTCCTGCCGGACGAGCTGATGGTCGGCGAACCCGGCTGCATGAAGCAGATGGTCGAGGCCTATCGGCAAACCGGCGGCAATATCGTGTGTGGCTATGAGGTCCCTGACGACCAGACGCACAATTACGGCGTTGTCGATCCGGGCGCCGAAGACGGGCCGCTGGTCGAGGTCAAGGGACTGGTCGAAAAGCCGCCCCAGGGCACGGCGCCGTCGAATTTGATGATTCCGGGCCGCTATATCCTGCAGCCGGAAGTCATGCGGGTGCTCGAGAATCAGGAACGCGGCGCCGGCAACGAAATCCAGCTGACCGATGCGATGGCGCAGATGATCGGCGATCAGCCTTTTCACGCCTATCGGTTCGGCGGCCGCCGGTTCGATTGCGGGAGCAAGACGGGCTTTATCAGCGCCAATATCGCGCTGGCGCTGGATCACGAAGATGTCGCGTCGGATGTCCGGGCGTTCATCGACGGACTTTAG
- the lysA gene encoding diaminopimelate decarboxylase, producing the protein MDHFSLRDGVLHAEDVPLARIAEEVGTPVYVYSRATLERHARVFRDALSGLSRVHIAFAIKANPNLAVLRVLSREGFGADIVSIGEMKRALAAGIEAADIVFSGVGKTRAELREALDAGIGQFNIELEEEGVAIAEFARSLGKTATAVLRVNPDVDAGTHAKISTGMKDNKFGVPIDEAAEIFARLEALDGLDMRGLALHIGSQIFDLAPIERAYAKVGALVMQLRAAGHTIDRVDLGGGLGVPYERDKVPPPPAVYGEMVARVTKDWDVTLMFEPGRVIVGNAGILLTRVIWVKPGVVRPYVIVDAAMNDLARPAMYDAWHDFEAVEPTGERMIANIAGPVCESGDTFAMGRDIDAVKAGDLAVFRTAGAYGATMASTYNSRALVPEVMVDGSEFAIVAERVMPEALIAAEHVPEFLKD; encoded by the coding sequence ATGGACCATTTCTCGCTCCGTGACGGCGTGCTGCATGCCGAGGATGTGCCGCTGGCGCGCATCGCCGAGGAAGTGGGCACGCCCGTTTACGTCTATTCGCGCGCGACACTCGAGCGCCATGCCCGAGTCTTCCGTGACGCGCTGTCCGGTCTATCGCGTGTTCACATCGCTTTCGCGATAAAGGCCAATCCCAATCTCGCGGTGCTGCGCGTGCTGTCGCGAGAGGGTTTTGGCGCCGACATCGTCTCGATCGGCGAGATGAAGCGCGCGCTGGCGGCGGGCATCGAGGCGGCCGATATCGTCTTCTCCGGTGTCGGCAAAACGCGGGCGGAGCTGCGCGAGGCGCTCGATGCCGGCATCGGTCAGTTCAATATCGAGCTGGAGGAGGAAGGCGTCGCCATCGCCGAATTCGCTCGGAGCCTGGGCAAGACCGCAACCGCCGTCCTGCGCGTCAATCCGGACGTCGACGCCGGTACGCATGCCAAGATCTCGACCGGCATGAAGGACAACAAGTTCGGCGTGCCGATCGACGAGGCGGCGGAGATTTTCGCGCGGCTCGAGGCGCTGGACGGACTGGATATGCGAGGCCTCGCCCTGCATATCGGCAGCCAGATCTTCGATCTTGCGCCCATCGAGCGCGCCTATGCGAAGGTCGGCGCGCTCGTGATGCAGTTGCGTGCGGCGGGACACACGATCGACCGGGTTGATCTCGGCGGCGGGCTCGGCGTGCCCTATGAACGAGACAAGGTCCCGCCCCCGCCGGCCGTCTATGGCGAGATGGTCGCGCGGGTGACGAAGGATTGGGACGTCACGCTCATGTTCGAGCCCGGACGCGTTATCGTCGGCAACGCGGGCATTCTGCTGACGCGCGTCATCTGGGTGAAACCGGGCGTCGTCCGGCCCTATGTCATCGTCGACGCGGCGATGAACGACCTCGCCCGCCCGGCCATGTACGATGCCTGGCATGATTTCGAAGCGGTCGAGCCGACGGGAGAGCGCATGATCGCCAATATCGCCGGCCCGGTCTGCGAGAGCGGCGATACCTTCGCCATGGGCCGCGATATCGACGCGGTGAAGGCCGGCGACCTTGCCGTCTTCCGCACCGCCGGCGCCTATGGCGCGACCATGGCGAGCACCTATAACAGTCGCGCCCTAGTGCCCGAGGTGATGGTCGACGGCAGCGAATTCGCGATCGTGGCCGAGCGGGTCATGCCGGAAGCGCTCATCGCCGCCGAGCACGTGCCGGAATTTTTGAAGGACTGA